The following proteins are encoded in a genomic region of Magnolia sinica isolate HGM2019 chromosome 1, MsV1, whole genome shotgun sequence:
- the LOC131243237 gene encoding putative receptor-like protein kinase At3g47110, whose translation MELPPTSPWPFWSFFLLIILLSSMDVPWLLGSAANFSNETDHLALLHFKHLITDDPLNSLSSWNHTLHFCHWQGVTCGGRRHPQRVTALELTALNLVGPISPYISNLTFLRLIDLENNSFHGTVPEEIGRLSRLRVLDLVNNIFTGEISANLTRCSELTGIDLYGNQLVGKIPVEFGSLSKLTILSIGHNNLTGSIPPSLGNLSSLTILYLSINNLEGSIPDDLSKLVRLTDLSLDENELSGTIPPSLYNLSSIETLDVAANRLNGNLPPNLGFTLPNLQQLYAAINHFTGPIPVSLTNASGLVLIDFGLNNFSGSVPLNFGRLKDLSILDMGANELGFGKAHDLSFLDSLTNCSNLQEMDLGGNHLGGALPNSISNLSTQLRWLSFAANKISGIIPSGIENLVGLTRLDIRENVLTGSIPIGIGNLNKVVELDLSINELSGQIPSSLGNLTSLSELHLFGNKLSGSLPSTLGNCINLQFIYIENNSFSGSLPKQLFSIPSLIELKAQNNFFTGYLPHEDGYLKVLGRLIVSNNKLSGEIPSSLSNCLSLEYLFLDGNFFQGSIPPTFGTLRGLQYLDLSRNNLSGEIPKFVENLSALQYLNLSFNNFEGELPENGIFQNASEVSVLGNSKLCGGIRQFQLPACSSQASKKQGMSLASKIKITVIGVVMGLISLSCFLITLYWVRKSARKPVAMPSVGDPFMNISYIELFRATDGFSSANLIGTGNFGSVYKGTLDRDGTVIAVKVFNFQQQGALRSFMAECEALRNIKHRNLIKIFTCCSSIDFKGDEFKALVFEYMPNGNLDEYLHRDGHHGLRRNLNFIQRLNIAIDVASSLDYLHHQCQTPIVHRDLKPSNILLDNDMTAHVGDFGLARFLSQVTQSSSVGVKGSIGYIAPEYALGGKASTQGDVYSYGILLLEMITGKGPTDNMFKDDLSLHHFAKLALTEQVMEIVDPFLFEEAEATQGSGNHINIRNRMRNGLISMVKIGVLCSVESPRERMLMKDVVMEMHAIKDIYLGVRIHRVKQVRSQQLGEGPSYLSHY comes from the exons ATGGAGCTTCCTCCTACGAGCCCATGGCCATTTTGGTCATTTTTCCTCCTCATAATCCTTCTCTCTTCCATGGACGTTCCATGGTTGTTGGGATCTGCCGCTAACTTCTCCAACGAAACCGATCACCTTGCTTTGCTACACTTCAAACATCTAATAACCGACGATCCTCTCAATTCCTTGAGCTCTTGGAACCATACTCTCCACTTCTGCCACTGGCAAGGAGTCACATGTGGTGGTCGCCGGCATCCTCAAAGGGTCACAGCCCTGGAACTCACAGCCCtcaacttggtgggccccatatctcccTACATATCAAACCTCACCTTCCTCAGGTTAATCGATCTTGAAAACAACAGCTTCCATGGCACAGTTCCTGAAGAGATTGGCCGTTTGTCCCGTCTGCGCGTTCTCGATCTCGTCAACAACATATTCACTGGAGAAATTTCAGCAAATCTGACTCGCTGTTCAGAACTCACAGGCATCGATCTTTACGGGAATCAGCTCGTAGGGAAAATCCCAGTTGAGTTTGGCTCTCTATCAAAACTCACCATTTTAAGCATTGGTCACAACAATCTTACAGGAAGCATTCCAccttcacttggaaacctttcATCTCTCACTATCCTTTATCTCTCGATAAATAATCTGGAGGGCAGTATCCCAGATGACCTTTCTAAATTGGTGAGATTAACGGATCTTAGCCTAGATGAAAATGAACTGTCAGGTACGATCCCGCCTTCGCTATATAATCTCTCCTCTATTGAAACTTTGGACGTAGCAGcaaacagattgaatggaaatctTCCTCCTAACTTAGGTTTCACTCTTCCTAATCTCCAACAGCTTTATGCTGCAATAAACCATTTCACAGGACCCATACCAGTTTCATTAACCAATGCTTCAGGACTTGTACTTATTGATTTTGGTCTCAATAACTTTAGCGGATCTGTGCCGCTGAATTTTGGAAGACTGAAGGATCTCTCGATCTTAGATATGGGTGCTAATGAACTTGGATTTGGGAAAGCTCATGACTTGAGTTTTCTTGATTCCTTGACTAATTGCAGTAACTTACAAGAAATGGACCTAGGCGGAAATCATCTCGGTGGTGCATTGCCGAACTCCATATCTAATCTTTCCACCCAACTGAGATGGCTATCTTTCGCAGCGAACAAGATATCGGGAATCATACCATCTGGGATTGAGAATCTTGTCGGGTTAACAAGATTGGACATAAGGGAGAACGTTTTAACGGGTTCTATTCCCATCGGTATTGGGAATCTTAACAAGGTGGTGGAACTGGACTTGAGTATAAATGAATTATCAGGGCAAATTCCATCTTCATTGGGCAACCTCACCAGTTTATCCGAACTCCATTTATTTGGAAACAAGCTATCAGGGAGCTTACCTTCAACTCTTGGTAATTGCATAAACCTGCAATTCATATACATCGAAAACAATAGCTTTAGCGGTAGCTTACCCAAACAACTTTTCAGCATTCCATCTCTAATTGAACTCAAAGCTCAAAACAACTTTTTTACTGGTTATCTGCcacatgaagatggttacttgAAAGTTCTTGGAAGACTTATTGTTTCTAATAACAAATTGTCAGGCGAAATTCCAAGCTCGCTAAGCAATTGTCTAAGCCTAGAGTATCTCTTCTTAGATGGTAATTTCTTTCAAGGATCAATTCCTCCAACATTTGGTACTCTAAGAGGCCTTCAATACCTCGATCTTTCGCGCAACAACTTGTCTGGAGAGATTCCAAAATTCGTAGAGAACCTTTCTGCCTTGCAGTatctaaatctatctttcaataatTTCGAGGGTGAATTACCAGAAAACGGGATATTTCAAAATGCCAGTGAAGTTTCAGTGCTTGGAAATAGTAAGCTTTGTGGGGGTATTCGCCAATTTCAATTGCCAGCATGCTCCAGCCAAGCTTCTAAGAAACAGGGGATGTCTCTTgcctcaaaaataaaaatcacagtaatTGGTGTTGTCATGGGTCTTATTTCATTATCATGTTTCTTGATTACTCTTTATTGGGTTCGAAAGTCAGCAAGGAAACCTGTTGCTATGCCTTCCGTGGGAGATCCTTTCATGAACATATCTTATATAGAGCTCTTTAGAGCTACTGATGGCTTCTCTTCTGCAAATTTGATTGGCACTGGAAATTTTGGTTCTGTATATAAAGGAACTCTTGATCGAGATGGAACTGTTATCGCAGTTAAAGTCTTCAACTTTCAGCAACAAGGAGCTCTTAGGAGTTTTATGGCCGAATGTGAAGCCTTGAGAAACATTAAGCATCGAAATCTTATTAAAATCTTTACTTGTTGCTCAAGCATTGATTTTAAGGGCGATGAGTTCAAGGCTTTAGTTTTCGAGTATATGCCTAATGGAAATCTGGACGAGTACTTGCATAGAGATGGGCACCACGGGTTGAGAAGAAATTTAAACTTTATTCAAAGGCTAAATATAGCTATCGATGTGGCTTCTTCATTGGATTATCTACATCACCAGTGCCAAACACCGATCGTCCACCGTGATTTAAAACCGAGTAATATTCTTCTTGACAATGACATGACTGCTCATGTGGGTGACTTCGGGTTAGCCAGGTTCTTATCTCAAGTTACTCAAAGCAGCTCGGTTGGTGTAAAGGGATCTATTGGGTACATTGCTCCAG AGTATGCATTGGGCGGTAAAGCGTCTACACAAGGAGATGTTTACAGCTATGGAATCCTTTTATTGGAGATGATAACAGGAAAGGGCCCAACTGATAACATGTTTAAAGATgatctaagccttcatcattttgctAAGTTGGCGTTGACTGAACAAGTAATGGAGATTGTAGATCCATTTCTCTTTGAAGAAGCTGAAGCTACTCAAGGCAGCGGAAATCATATCAATATAAGAAATAGAATGCGCAATGgattgatttccatggttaaaaTTGGTGTGTTGTGTTCTGTGGAATCTCCAAGAGAGCGAATGTTGATGAAAGATGTTGTCATGGAAATGCATGCAATCAAGGACATATATCTTGGGGTCAGGATTCACCGAGTCAAACAAGTTAGGTCACAACAGTTAGGTGAAGGTCCATCTTATCTCAGTCATTACTGA